A window of Aquila chrysaetos chrysaetos chromosome 19, bAquChr1.4, whole genome shotgun sequence genomic DNA:
CTGAGGTCTATGGAGACCCCATCTAGACCTCTGTGCACAAGTATTCCTGTTTGTAAATCTGTCCCAAGCTcctactgaaatacatttttaaattcccaTTTAGCTGCATTTCTAAGATGGCCAAATCACCTTAGAAATTGGTGACCTTGCTGATGCTACTGTAAAAATGGCCAGACCTTAAGAGCGGCAGGAAAGAATATTTCCCATCCAAAATGTGGTATTTCACCTCGAGGTAAAATCAGTTATGgagtaatgattaaaaaaaaaaaaaaatctgcattccATGGGGTAGCCTAAAACAAGTCTTgtcctttctgaaatattacCCAGGGTTTGTGTAACGGTATTGCATGCAGTTcaatcatttattaaaaaagcccaaaacattTGCATGGTTTCAAAGGTAGGAAATAATGTGTATCTGTTGCTTAGACCCCACTTTAATTAAGGGTAGAAGCAAGAGTGATATTACTTCAGCCAACTTGTTGGTCCTGGGCTCCCCATGCTGGCTGGGGCAGCACGTCAGGTTTCCTTCTGCTGTCAGGAGCTGCCATCTCCTTGCGGGGGCCACCGGCTTGGCCGCAGTGAAGTTGAAATTGCTCTGAGGTAAGGGAGGATTAAAGCCTCATGTGTAGGAGACCCTGCACAGCCACTCCTGGCTCCCTAGAGATGCTGTGTGTTCTGCTGGGACCATGCAAGCAGAGTGCTCTGTGCCTGGGGCTTCGACAGCACCGCAAGAACAATCCTCTTTCACTGGTAGGAAGGGGGGGTCTTTATCACGAGGCTGGGGAGCGCTCCTGTTTTAACGACTGCTCAGTGCTGAGCACAGGTTCCCTGCTAACCAGGCTTCCTCTTGCCTCTTGGTCCTCACCACCTCCTCGTTCCATCTCTTGGACTTGACTCTTCATCCAGCCTCTGTACAGCACCTCTGGCTGCAGTACCCTAAAGTAATCAGCCCAGTAGCAAAAATAAGTGATAAGCCTGTTGGTTTTAGTTCTTCTTGACTCTGATGTTGGTGTGCCCTTGTgtactggtttcagctgggatggagttaattttctttctggtagctgctatagtgctatgttttggattcagaagaatgttgataacacactgatgttttcagttgttgctaagtatGTTTAGacaaagtcaaggatttctcagcttctcatgcccagccagcaagaaggctggaggggcacaagaagttgggaggggacacagccagggcagctgagccaaagtggccaaagggctatgccataccgtgtgatgtcatgcccagtatataaactggggggagttgccctggggagggatcactgcttggcagctaactgggcatcgattggtgggtggtgagcaattgcattatgcatcacttgttttgcatattccaatccttttattattattatcattattattttcttcctttctgttctattaaactgttcttatctcaacccacgagttttactgTCCCCCGCCCCGATTCTCTGCgtcatcccactgggttgggggaagtgagcaagttgctggctggggttaaaccatgacacctggTGATTGGGAACTAGTGGTTTGGGGGATTTGAAATGCTCAAATAATCTGAAGAGTATTGTCTGCTTAGGAATCTTGTGTCCTTTTTGCCTACTGCTGGCAGACAATTTGAATACAGTGTGTCCTGATTGTCtgctggtttgtttggtttttaatgtcTCAGTAGCATCCATGGCCCTAGGGGAaaatttaaatgataaaaattaattcttgtcAGATTGTTTGAATTTCAAGATGTTTTGCTGTTCTAGAAATGTTACAGTGTCAGTAGCAGGATCATGAGGCCAGGTTAATCCAAATTGGCTTGCAAACACTtgtaattttgtatttggagaaaaattatTCAGCTTAACATGGCTAATACATTCATGCTGTAAGGTTGATGATGATAAGTTCTTTAGATGTCTAGACGTGCGATTATACTAAGAGCAGATAACCAAAATCTTTTGTGCATGTGTTGCGTGTAGAAGGAGATGCAGAATTGCCGTACTCAGCAAGTGCTGTTGTAGCCGGAGTCAAGGCTGCCATTGCTGGCTTGCAGGAATAGCCATATGTGTGGTGTGAGGAGCTTTCAGCTGCAAATTACTAATGGTCAGGgttaattttacaaaaaaaggagacagcGGATTGCCTTAATTCTGGTTGGAAGACTGTTGATATGTTTTGAAGGATACCAGTCCCCACAAGTTTCACTATAGCCTTCTGGCACAAAATTATCCCTGCTTAACCATAGCTGACTTGCTTTAAGATGCTGGCAAGTGCTTCAGCATTGGTATGAGTGACTTCAAGTCCACTGATTTATGCTTTTAGGTTTTGAGGTTAGCTCTGCAAAAACAGTTCAGAGTAACTTAACCCAGAAGGTAGAACGAAGAGCACttttataaaaagcaatttgGATGACGGGCAAGGAAGAATGTAATTGCTCTAGACGTCAAGCCAGGGTACTaaatttatgaatttttattatgttgAAGAATGACATCTTTAGGTTTGTCTTCAGCAGcttgaattttttaatgttttgttctgcttgaaACCTTAGCTTTTTTCAGTGTCAAGCTGGAGCACTGCAGTGTTAGAGAGAAGAGGTAGGCTCTGTGAAATGGATATTTCAAATGAATATACCAAGTCAACACTCATTTTCCTGACTTGGCAATCGAGATGGTTTCTTTCTAGCCAGCAGGTTCCTGCTTTTGGGGGAAACTTCGCTACAGtgaacttaaaaataatctcattgACCCATGCAATTTATCAtcaaattttaaattgcaaaaattCATAAAAAGAAGGTGAAGTTACAGTCTCTCGCTAGTGCCAGACTCCTGTCACACTGTTGTGGACTATGGATAGTCCACTTTTGCTAGAGTCTGTTAATCCCTTCTATTGCTATTCCTACAAATGTCCCAGTTGAGGAAGTTGCTGACTTTCCGGTAAAAGCAGTAGTTGAACTAGTTTGGTGATCATTTCCAGCCTTGGCAGATGCTTGGGCCAGGTTAAGCAGTTAATGGAAATGGGAAGCAGCTTTAGGAGGATGTGTACAGTCTGTGGCAGTGAGCCCTCTCCTGCTCGGGGGAGACTAGGAATGGAAAGGAGACTCCTAGCTTCTGTTTGAGGAGAAAAGGCGAGTTTCCAGTTCTTCTGCAGTGTGAGATGAGCTGGTCACGAAGGTTAGGGTTTGCACAAGATGCAAGTACCTGTGGGACATCACTTTCTCATTGCCCTTCTGATAGCGACTTGCTCTGAGATGTTTCCAATGGGCGGTGCTAACTAGACTGTTAATTATACCCATCCCAATGCTATGttatttccttcccctcttcttttcAGTTCAGCCTTCCCAATGCACAAGCAGGGTGATTACTAGCTGAAGGAGGACGTAGCTCAGTAATGTGAGAGGATTTGTTCTCGTGGGCCATGCGTGCCACAGGGAACGAGACCCTAACATTGTAATCTTGGCCCTAGCACTGACTTGCTGTACTTCATGtatctgtttcttcctttccataaTTGTCAGTAGTCACCTGCCTTCCAGTGAAGTCCATGGGTGGCCGGTAAGAGGCTTGGCAGCAGAAGGGGATAGCTGTGTCTCTCTTACTCTGCTTGCACAACATGGGCTGGGCTGTAGAATTTCATCTTATGCAACTGAGCCCTGTCTTTTAAGTGCTGTTTCATACCAACACGAACATAGCAGCATGTACAACATCCCGGACCTTTCCTGTGGGGAAGTGTTGTCTCTTGCAGCAACTGTCTAATACTGGCAGTCGCATCCGAGCTCctagcagcagcaggagcctggCAGCAACTTAGAGAGATTTCACTGCTTCCATTTTATGGTTCAGTTAAGATGAACCCTAAGGCTCATCTCTCCGAAAACTGTGGGCCACTTTCTGTGCAAGCCCATCTCTGCCAGTAGCAAAGCCAAGTAACCCAATCTACTGGAAACGTATTTGGAGATTGATGCCAGATTCCCAAACTGGAGAGCATCAGCTTGCAATTCAAGTGATGCTGACATTTGCGGGAAGGCTTTCTGTTCTAAGCCGTCAGATGTTAGCTAGTGTATGTAATTAACTTGGTATAATTTTgcttcagaatgaaatattcaTTCAAAAGAGACTTAAAAAAACATCCTCATGTTTTTAATGTCTGGGTGGCAAGTGATGTTGCGTAGAGCAAGGCATACATTTATTGTTAGAGAGATTGGTTTCATGGCAACTCCTGTTTGTTACTATGGTACGCAGAAAGTCCCAAAGGCTTTTACTGTCCATCACTTCTTGGGCCTTGTGAGTATGCTGGATACAAACCCCACTGACTTACATTAACAGCGGAGACagaaaacaatatgaaaataGTGTAGCCTGAAATGCTCTGGTTGTCTAATTATCCCAAAGGGCAAatgtaaaactttattttgcttaGTAGTTTTTCTAGAGTTTGGTAGTAAAGCTGGTGacccagagcaggaggagagggaatggaaatgaaaggggtaaaacacagatttcttttgCCCCAGAGGAGATTCAGGAGTTCAGTgataaacaacaaaaccaaaccagaaaccCATAGCTTGCAGAAGGTGGAATACCAAAGAGACTGCCCTGAATCAGTAAGAGAGTTGAGGATTTGCTGAGAAGAAACAGTTATGAAAGTTTAGAAATTAAGTAGTCACATTTGATTAAAAGACTGGAACCAGGGTGTTGTGTGTAGTTGCTCCATCCAATTCCTATTTACCTCCCCATGACGAAGTTCTCTGACCACTTCTGGTCTCTCTATATCCGTTACGTATTTTGATTCTAATGCTGCAGCTTGCAGAAGGAACGGGTTCTTTCTCAGACTTGAACTTTATTGTTTCCTCTCTTGAAAATCATCCCAAGCACCAACATTTCCCTTTTGTGctttatcaaaaccaaaatgaagtgTTTGCCTCAGAGTGCAGGCTGAATTTGCAAAGTTTATGATCAGAAGAAACAACTGGTTGAAAGACATGGGTGTATGGGATGCAGAATTCGTGAATCCAGCTGAACACCCAGATCCTGTCATGCTTGATGCTtggatgtttttgtttgtttgtttgtggggtttttttgttttggtttggtttttttttagattgtATCCAGGAAGGACCATGTAAAGACAGAAATACTGATGCATTCATTTGCTGTTGGTTTCCCAGTACCACATGGTTGCTCTGATAGTCTGGTCATTTCCATAAGTTCAAGTTAGTAGAGTTATTCCACATTTTACCCTAATTAACGCAATATCTCACCAACCTAATTGGCTGAATGAGATTCACAGCAGGCAGGTTGCTGCTGTTATGTGAAAGGATGAAAACTCCTTTGTAGTTGTACATAACCTGTAGGTGAGGATTGTTGTTTTGTACATGAGTGTTTTAgttcagttttgcttctgtgGTCAGGCTGACAAATAAAGTTGAGTGCTAACACCAACAGAAAGCATCCCACTTTcagggaaaacatttatttatttatttatttattttttaaagaaatagtcATAAGACAACTTGCAGCGTTGACCAGAGATGACACATTAAGAGGAAATTGTGTCTGTGGTGAACTGAGCGAGCTTTGCAGCTTTGCTTGTTGACACATGCTCCTCACCTGCAGCAGCACGCTAAAATCATCTTTATATTTTGATAtacagatggaaagaaaagaggcagTTGCATTAACCCACTTACATACATTTTATTCTGAGTATGTTAGAGAGTGATGGAAAAACACCAGATCATAGTTGACTTTTAATTCAACTCAATATTTGACACCAGTAATTGTTACCCTCCAAATTTGTGTTTAGGTACATCTGGCCTGTATCCAGCTGTTGTGCCGCTGCAGAAATGGGGGATGTGGCAAAAAGGAATATAGCCAAACAGTGGGCATCCTCCATCCCCTGCACGGTCAGTGAATTACACAGCTGTAGGCAGCTTAGGGGCAAAAAAACTTCGGGTATGGAAAATATTAAGCACCTACTAAGTCTCCTTATTTCAGAGAGGCTTTCATGtcgtgtggtttttttggtaatcTCACTTTACAGatacttctgcttttaaaaattggtCTAGTAGATGCTTCAGAGCAACCACCTTATTAATGACTGCTTGTCTACACCAGTGATTTGTAAGCAGGCTGGTTATCGCTTGGGatctttttcttataaaaatgaCAGCTGTAATAAGAGTGACAGCACTGAGTCATGTTATGATTTAGACTCTGTTCTATGGCAGCAGAACCAGAAGTGTAAGTTAAGCAGCTCTTGTTAAGCAGCTCTTTCCCCATGTTTCTTCCTGTTGGAATACCCTTTATTCCAATAACTACCTGGTGTGGATGATAAACGCTTAATGCTTTTCCTTACGGCAGGGTGCGTGCTTGCCCTTCCTCGTTCTGCAGGCTTGTGGGGAGCCACAGACCTTCAGCGGGGAGGGAGCctgctgctgttacaggaaGGGGCAGCTGGTTCTCTGTGTTGATGCAAGACTAATTCATGTTATTTTCATGAAGTCTTTAGCTGTGTTATCTTGTTTGCCTTGGAGGATAAAATGTATGGCCCTCAGCTTTGTTTCTGGCTTAACAGAGTGCAAGTTCAGTGCTATTGGACAAATACACACACCATGATGAACTGCTGTAGTTTTTACGGGGAAAGTGTTATTGATGAGCTGAGTGAGCGTGCTGTGATTCTGTTTCCTTGAAAGAAGCCGCATAGATACTGGTGCCAGTTGGATAAAAGATCTACCAAGTGGAGCTGCAAACGGTTTTAATAACTGGAATATGTGTACATCTTGCTCAaaagagttgtttttttccttcttttgcagtTTCTTGCACAGCCAACCActtgaaagagaaggaattcTTCAACCCCTTGTTTCAAAAGGCCTTGGACTGTTTTGTGCTGTTCGACTCCCTTCACTCCCCTATTTCAGCAAACAAAAGATCCTAAGAGGAGGATGAGGCAGCTAAGAGGAAAACCCAAAAAAGAGACCTCCAAagataaaaaggagagaaaacaggcGATGCAAGAGGCCCGGCAACAAATCACCACCGTTGTGCTTCCCACACTGGCTGTTGTAGTACTGCTGATTGTTGTCTTTGTTTATGTAGCGACTCGTCCAAATACAACTGAATGATGCAGCTTTTCAGACTTTCTAGCTTTGGggtattattaatttttttcaagagcCAAAAGGAACTCTCTGCCACTCTTTTAGTACTTTACAAAGGAACTTGCTggtattttcagtctttctcttGGTTAGGGTCCCGCA
This region includes:
- the SMCO4 gene encoding single-pass membrane and coiled-coil domain-containing protein 4, with the protein product MRQLRGKPKKETSKDKKERKQAMQEARQQITTVVLPTLAVVVLLIVVFVYVATRPNTTE